The following are encoded together in the Strongyloides ratti genome assembly S_ratti_ED321, chromosome : 2 genome:
- a CDS encoding DBH-like monooxygenase protein 1 — protein sequence MLRKLFLTTIFIFFSQYLRGNIVSLDYPFSIKTNFYKYNFTLKWNVDWKEQLVKFSLNFPTTVPYQTVMIGFSDHGNYEKTDFCLLSRYTIFDGFIDNELNLLPDIQQDCQNYKKLNNDNYYFERKFITCDPKDYAMDTGQSQFLIAIFSKEFSNLMDADEKKFLYAIILDEYIPNRKKDLDTEKVVFYGATNSLISSERTSYKCFIKRIDDSILAKKHHIIEYKSFVTPGNEHIVHHMEIFLCIGSKPTDNLDYEGSCQSKKRPKKSSSCSKVIGAWAFGAGPFEYPDEAGIAFGGKHFPAYIMVEIHYNNEKNESNFIDSSGILITYTEKLRKYDAGIMELGLIYSDANSIPPGQKAFPMTGYCVPECTKHLPTNGIYIFATQLHAHLTGRKLFTSHFRNGVKIGEINRANHYSPHWQLIRKLKKTVNVKKGDYLSTTCVYDTYDKTNFVFGGYGIEDEMCVNYIHYYPESVIEVCKSAINNKTLEEFFLYNIQDLEMNNEYTINQKFEMLNYDNNVFDNLKELYAVGNLNVHCLGHDGKLIKGKTNWENIEKPRTSKGSIFAKTISEHECLTINN from the coding sequence AtgttaagaaaattatttttaactacaatttttatatttttctcaCAATATCTTAGAGGAAATATAGTTTCTTTAGATTATccattttctataaaaacaaatttttacaaGTACAACTTTACTTTAAAATGGAATGTTGATTGGAAAGAACAATTggttaaattttctttaaattttccTACAACAGTTCCTTATCAAACCGTTATGATAGGATTTAGTGATCACggaaattatgaaaaaactGATTTTTGTCTACTTTCTAGATACACAATTTTTGATGgatttattgataatgaattaaatttGCTTCCTGATATACAACAAGATTgtcaaaattataaaaaattaaataatgataattattattttgaaagaaaatttataacatGTGATCCAAAAGATTATGCTATGGATACAGGACAatcacaatttttaattgctattttttcaaaagaatTTTCTAATCTTATGGATGCAGAtgagaaaaaatttttatatgctATTATTTTGGATGAATATATTCCAAATCgtaaaaaagatttagatacagaaaaagttgttttttatGGTGCTACAAATTCTTTAATTTCATCAGAAAGAACATCAtacaaatgttttattaaaaggaTTGATGATAGTATACTAGCTAAAAAACATCATattattgaatataaaagttttgtaACACCAGGTAATGAACATATTGTTCATCATatggaaatttttctatgtATTGGTAGTAAACCAACTGATAATTTAGATTATGAAGGTTCATGTCAATCAAAAAAAAGACCTAAAAAATCGTCATCCTGTTCAAAGGTCATTGGTGCATGGGCATTTGGTGCTGGACCTTTTGAATATCCTGATGAAGCTGGAATTGCTTTTGGTGGAAAACATTTTCCTGCTTATATAATGGTTGAAattcattataataatgaaaaaaatgaatctaattttattgatagtTCTGGAATTCTTATAACATATACAGAAAAACTAAGAAAATATGATGCTGGAATTATGGAACTTGGTTTAATTTATAGTGATGCTAATTCAATACCTCCTGGTCAGAAGGCTTTCCCAATGACAGGATATTGTGTTCCAGAATGTACAAAACATCTTCCAACAAATggaatttatatttttgcaACACAACTTCATGCACATTTAACAGGAAGAAAACTTTTTACAAGTCATTTTCGTAATGGAGTTAAAATTGGTGAAATCAACCGCGCCAATCATTATTCACCACATTGGCAATTAATAagaaaactaaaaaaaactGTTAATGTCAAAAAAGGAGATTATTTATCAACGACATGTGTTTATGACACATACGACAAaacaaattttgtttttggTGGTTACGGTATTGAAGATGAAATGTGTGTcaattatattcattattatcCAGAATCTGTTATTGAAGTTTGTAAAAGTGCtatcaataataaaacattagaagaattttttttgtataatattcAAGATCTTGAAATGAATAATGAATATACTATTAACCAAAAGTTtgaaatgttaaattatgataataatgtatttgataatttaaaagaattatatgCTGTAGGGAATTTAAATGTTCATTGTCTTGGTCATGAtggaaaattaataaaaggaAAAACTAATTGGGAGAATATTGAAAAACCAAGAACTAGCAAAGGAAGTATTTTTGCTAAAACAATAAGCGAGCACGAATGTCtaactataaataattaa
- a CDS encoding ARD1 homolog a, N-acetyltransferase, producing the protein MISIRHAEIEDLLAIQHCNQQCLPEHYKNNYLVYIMLCWPSLSYVAEDDKGRVIGYIIVKLDENNDKKGLVVSLAVSLSYRRLGIAKKLMNFSIQALIDCYNATEIFLQVRKSNNIAIMFYKVKMNFKEEKIIEEYYADGEDAFLLSKDISDIKIF; encoded by the exons ATGATTTCAATAAGACATGCAGAAATTGAAGATTTATTAGCTATACAGCATTGTAATCAGCAATGTCTTCCagaacattataaaaataattatttagtttATATAATGCTTTGTTGGCCATCATTATCATATGTCGCTGAAGATGATAAG gGAAGAGTAATAGGATATATTATAGTTAAATTGGATGagaataatgataaaaaaggTCTTGTTGTATCATTAGCCGTTTCATTGTCATACAGAAGGTTGGGTATAGcaaaaaaattgatgaatTTTTCAATACAAGCATTAATTGATTGTTATAATGCTactgaaatatttttacaagtcagaaaaagtaataatattgcaattatgttttataaagtaaaaatgaattttaaagaagaaaaaataatagaagaATACTATGCAGATGGTGAAGAtgcttttttattatctaaagATATAtcagatataaaaatattttaa
- a CDS encoding Natural resistance-associated macrophage protein 2, which produces MKKEEGKKEIEDIPADILDVKVYISDEEDSRFINWKKLWSFTGPGFLMSIAYLDPGNIESDLQSGAMTQYRLIWVLLSAHILGLILQRLAARIGVVTGKHMAEIAYYYYPKYPRWILWIMVEIAIIASDMQEVIGTAIALYLLSDKKIPLWGGVLITIIDTFTFLFLDKYGIRKFEAFFAFLIAVMAGTFGYQFVSMPESFGMLMKGTFIPWCQNCNSDQILQGVSIIGAVVMPHNFYLHSALVKSRAVDRTNKNKIVEANKYFFIDATISLTISFVINFFVVSVFGKGLYNKTNADVYNECQNPNNGLPDYYKDVFPNNNDIAISDIYHAGIFLGCSVGVTALYIWAIGIIASGQSSTMTGTYAGQFAMEGFLQIKISRWKRILITRSLAILPTIIVTIFSQGVNHITGLNDLLNAVMMIQLPFAIFPVLTFTGDHNLMHSFSICLFQKIFASIVCIFIMAVNYYFLYDYINERISNLWFLWIVVAIFALFYTLFTIYIAVYCFIALGVIKFTSMNKMLKKMFPQPQYEHFKKPWMELVN; this is translated from the coding sequence atgaaaaaagaagaagGAAAAAAGGAAATTGAAGATATTCCTGCAGATATTCTTGATgttaaagtttatatttcTGATGAAGAAGATTCAAGATTTATTAACTGGAAAAAATTATGGAGTTTTACAGGCCCAGGATTTTTAATGAGTATAGCTTATTTAGATCCAGGTAACATTGAAAGTGATTTACAATCTGGTGCAATGACACAATATAGACTTATATGGGTTTTATTATCAGCTCATATTCTTGGTTTAATATTACAAAGATTAGCTGCTCGTATAGGTGTAGTAACAGGAAAACATATGGCAGAAATAGCATATTATTACTATCCAAAATATCCACGATGGATTTTATGGATTATGGTAGAAATTGCTATTATTGCTTCAGATATGCAAGAAGTTATTGGTACAGCTATtgctttatatttattatctgACAAAAAAATTCCATTATGGGGTGGTGTATTGATAACAATAATTGATACAtttacttttctttttttggaTAAATATGGTATTAGAAAATTTGAAGCATTTTTTGCTTTTTTAATAGCTGTAATGGCAGGAACTTTTGGATATCAATTTGTTTCAATGCCTGAATCATTTGGAATGTTAATGAAAGGAACTTTTATTCCATGGTGTCAAAATTGTAATTCAGATCAAATATTACAAGGTGTAAGTATTATTGGAGCTGTTGTGATGCCtcataatttttacttaCATTCAGCTTTAGTTAAATCAAGAGCTGTTGATAggacaaataaaaataaaattgttgaagcaaataaatatttttttattgatgctacaatttcattaacaattagttttgtaataaatttttttgttgtatcTGTTTTTGGAAAAggattatataataaaacaaatgcAGATGTATATAATGAATGTCAAAATCCTAATAATGGACTTCCtgattattataaagatgtttttccaaataataatgatattgcAATTTCTGATATTTATCATGCTGGAATTTTTCTTGGATGTTCTGTTGGTGTAACTGCTTTGTATATTTGGGCTATTGGTATTATTGCTTCTGGACAAAGTTCTACAATGACTGGTACATATGCTGGACAATTTGCTATGGAAGGATTTcttcaaattaaaataagtcgttggaaaagaattttaattaCAAGATCTTTAGCTATTTTACCAACAATTATTGTAACAATATTTTCTCAAGGTGTTAATCATATTACAGGTTTAAATGATCTTTTAAATGCTGTTATGATGATTCAACTTCCATTTGCAATATTTCCTGTTTTAACATTTACAGGAGATCATAATTTAATGCATTCCTTTTCTATATgtctttttcaaaaaatatttgcaTCTATTGTctgtatatttattatggCTGTTAactattactttttatatgattatattaatgaaaGAATATCAAATTTATGGTTCTTATGGATAGTTGTAGCAATTTTTGCacttttttatacattatttaCAATCTATATTGCtgtttattgttttatagCACTTGGAgtaattaaatttacttcaatgaataaaatgttaaaaaaaatgtttccaCAACCACAATAtgaacattttaaaaaacctTGGATGGAATtggtaaattaa
- a CDS encoding Astacin-like metalloendopeptidase, whose product MRLPFILIFKLSLIFFIKTSAIENSENDLNVASTFTKDDIDLPMQSLRMKRAMSTELKYEWKFPIKFYIADDINTTAVRVGLKRFEKYTCLRFKEECFELGRHQGIRFFRGKGCASSLGKVFENEPQGLSLAYTCDTPGTVQQTMGHALGMLREQRRIDNDKYVRRLLWNINTTYLGKFMKKNASDTYGVPYDIGSGMHSGRYDYSVNKKDTILPLDKSFIKTIGQIEFSFNDYKLLNIYYCNNQCPVKLKCLNYGYTDPNNCNICRCPTFYGGKYCHKRRISDEGCPPAEIQLNQRETSFTIIGKKTCFFYITTDEKKKIRVNLGPSTKMYVNPLSKDWCPVGKGLEIRHITDKGSTGAMFCGKMKGSVTLSEANYTNIKYVGTSDDDRLHLILLREPN is encoded by the exons ATGAGATTgccttttatattaatttttaaattatcgttaattttttttatcaaaacaagt gCAATAGAAAATTCAGAAAATGACTTAAATGTTGCTTCAACATTCACAAAAGATGATATAGATTTACCAATGCAATCACTTAGAATGAAAAGAGCTATGTCTACagaattaaaatatgaatgGAAATTtccaattaaattttatattgcTGATGACATTAATACAACAGCAGTACGTGTTGGATTAAAGagatttgaaaaatatacatGTTTAAGATTTAAAGAAGAGTGTTTTGAATTGGGACGCCATCAAGGTATACGCTTTTTCCGTGGTAAAGGATGTGCATCATCTCTTGGCAAAGTTTTTGAAAATGAACCACAAGGTCTTAGTTTGGCATATACATGTGACACACCTGGAACGGTTCAACAAACAATGGGACATGCTTTAGGTATGTTAAGAGAACAAAGAAGAATAGACAATGATAAGTATGTTAGAAGATTATTATGGAATATTAATACAACGTATCTGGgtaaatttatgaaaaaaaatgctTCAGATACATATGGAGTACCTTATGATATTGGATCAGGTATGCATTCAGGAAGATATGATTATagtgtaaataaaaaagatactaTACTTCCTTTGgacaaaagttttattaaaacaattggACAGATAGAATTTAGttttaatgattataaacttttaaacatttattattgtaataatcAATGTccagtaaaattaaaatgtctTAATTATGGATATACAGATccaaataattgtaatatatGTAGATGTCCAACATTTTATGGTGGAAAATATTGTCACAAACGAAGAATTTCTGATGAAGGGTGTCCTCCTGCAGAAATACAATTAAATCAAAGAGAAACATCTTTTACCATAATAGGGAAAAAGACatgtttcttttatataacaacagatgaaaaaaaaaaaattagagtAAATTTAGGACCATCAACAAAAATGTATGTAAATCCATTAAGTAAAGATTGGTGTCCAGTCGGAAAAGGTCTTGAAATTAGACATATTACTGATAAAGGGTCAACAGGAGCAATGTTTTGTGGTAAAATGAAAGGTTCTGTAACATTATCAGAAGcaaattatacaaatattaaatatgtcGGAACATCAGATGATGATCGTTTAcatttgatattattaagaGAACCAAACTAA
- a CDS encoding Epidermal retinol dehydrogenase 2, with product MYKIITKLLTFFYNLIVGCFIALLPIGFLPRKDVKSKIVLITGGGNGLGRNLAISFGKLGSKIVLWDVDKKGLEETMNILKEDNVECWNYVVDVTNKDQIYEVANKVKKTIGTVDILINNAGIANGKLFINTSDNDLQKIININLMAHFYTCKAFLPDMITKNSGHIVNMASLAGKVPSTGIVDYSCSKFAVVGFSSALEEELNIISNGKIKVTTICPYFIKTNLTAELDVPSTFLLPVIEPEEATEIMMEGILTEQSQILLPKFSYIFALLYNILPTRAFYALKDTQDLKNRIMEQVEKREKKED from the coding sequence atgtataaaattatcacCAAATTACTTACgtttttctataatttaattgttgGATGCTTTATTGCATTACTTCCAATTGGATTTTTACCAAGAAAAGAtgttaaatcaaaaattgttCTTATTACTGGTGGTGGAAATGGATTAGGTAGAAATTTAGCTATATCATTTGGAAAATTAGGatcaaaaattgttttatggGATGTTGATAAGAAAGGATTAGAAGAaacaatgaatatattaaaagaagatAATGTTGAATGTTGGAATTATGTTGTTGATGTAACTAATAAAGATCAAATATATGAAGTAGctaataaagttaaaaaaactaTTGGTACAGTTGACATTCTTATCAATAATGCTGGTATTGCAAatggaaaattatttattaatacatcAGATAatgatttacaaaaaattattaatattaatttaatggCACATTTTTATACATGTAAAGCATTCCTTCCAGATATGATTACCAAAAATTCAGGTCATATTGTTAATATGGCTTCATTAGCAGGTAAAGTACCATCAACAGGAATTGTTGATTATTCATGTTCAAAATTTGCCGTCGTTGGATTTTCATCAGCTTTAGAGGAAGAACTTAATATAATCTCAAatggaaaaataaaagttacaACAATTTGtccatattttattaaaacaaatttaactGCAGAACTTGATGTACCatcaacatttttattaccaGTTATTGAACCTGAAGAAGCAACAGAAATTATGATGGAAGGTATATTAACTGAACAATCACAAATATTACTTCCAAAATTCAGTTATATATTTGCACttctatataatattttgccTACAAGAGCTTTTTATGCTTTAAAAGATACACAGGACttaaaaaatagaattatGGAACAAGTAgaaaaaagagaaaaaaaagaagattaa
- a CDS encoding L-2-hydroxyglutarate dehydrogenase, mitochondrial, with protein MLSRNITLQSRLLSSSILNTNTNIDIAVIGGGIIGSATARKLKLDKPHLKIALYEKESTLAKHQTGHNSGVLHAGIYYKPGTLKAKLCVEGIDLAYKYCDEKNIPYKKVGKLIVAVEPHEISILDDLYKRAQKNNCKNIELIDGNKIREIENNCRGLKAIWSPYTGIVDFGVVSRQYAKDFEEAGGVINLNHELCDVYLGSNPEYPVNLKFKNTSTVVEAKYIITAGGLYSDRVAQMTGCSSIPKILPFRGEYLKLKKEKSDMVKTNIYPVPDPRFPFLGVHFTPRMNGDIWLGPNAVLAYKREGYRYTDISVKDLIDSLAFKGMQKLIFKYFTFGISEMYKGIVKNAQVKQLQRFVPSLKVSDVEYGSAGVRAQALDEDGNLVDDFIFDGGVGKVAERVLHVRNAPSPAATSSLAIANIVTEKAIEKFKL; from the exons ATGTTATCTAGAAATATTACTCTACAAAGTAGATTACTCTCTAGTTCCAT atTAAACACAAATACTAATATTGATATTGCTGTTATTGGTGGAGGTATTATTGGTTCTGCCACAgcaagaaaattaaaattagacAAAccacatttaaaaatagcaCTTTATGAGAAAGAATCAACACTTGCCAAACATCAAACTGGTCACAATAGTGGAGTCCTTCATGCTggtatttattataaaccTGGAACATTAAAAGCTAAACTTTGTGTTGAGGGAATTGATCTTGCCTATAAATATtgtgatgaaaaaaatattccttATAAAAAAGTTGGAAAATTAATTGTTGCTGTGGAACCTCATGAAATATCTATTTTAGatgatttatataaaagagcacaaaaaaataattgtaaaaatattgaattaaTTGATGGTAACAAGATAAgagaaattgaaaataattgtagGGGATTAAAAGCTATATGGTCACCATATACAGGAATTGTTGATTTTGGTGTTGTCTCTAGACAATATGCCAAAGATTTTGAAGAAGCTGGTGGTGTTATTAATCTTAATCACGAACTTTGTGATGTTTATTTAGGTAGTAATCCTGAGTATCcagttaatttaaaatttaaaaatacttctACAGTTGTAGAggcaaaatatattataactgCTGGTGGATTATATTCTGATCGTGTTGCTCAGATGACTGGATGTTCATCAATACCAAAAATTTTACCATTTAGGggagaatatttaaaattaaaaaaagaaaaaagtgaTATGGTAAAGACAAATATTTATCCTGTTCCTGATCCAAGATTTCCATTTTTAGGAGTTCATTTTACACCACGAATGAATGGag atatttgGCTTGGACCAAATGCTGTATTAGCATATAAGAGAGAAGGATATCGTTATACAGATATTTCAGTAAAAGATTTAATTGATTCTTTAGCTTTTAAAGGAAtgcaaaaattaatttttaaatattttacatttggAATTAGTGAAATGTATAAAggtattgttaaaaatgcTCAAGTTAAACAACTTCAAAGATTTGTTCCATCTCTTAAAGTATCTGATGTAGAATATGGTTCAGCAGGTGTTAGAGCTCAAGCTCTTGATGAAGATGGAAATTTAGTAGatgattttatatttgatgGAGGTGTTGGAAAAGTTGCTGAACGTGTTTTACATGTTCGTAATGCACCTAGTCCAGCAGCAACAAGTAGTTTAGCTATAGCAAATATAGTAACAGAAAAAgctattgaaaaatttaaattgtaa
- a CDS encoding Kelch-type beta propeller domain-containing protein has product MVKILFGGGCLKAAEEGCLKKTLIFDNDLLKFEESSPFIIPRRGGQFHKIEDNLYVFGGCEGYRKHLDSIEIYKNNEWNILNDTKLPNKNSCFSSININKKSVIIFGGFNGFECLNDVYQIINENNEIKIIELPKLITRLKNSAVCYKNNQSTDSLLFGGWDESRTLKTIFEYNLEKQQLFMDGLMCIPLEGHTITNIFSNKKLSFIIGGYDGISVRNSIFLYNYEDKSMKKLDICLKIPRENHSTIYDDEKKLLFIVNGWNGHESLNSIEIFELIFQEPWLIAKNEIFSPVNSSKLCTIIM; this is encoded by the coding sequence atggtaaaaatattatttggaGGTGGTTGTTTAAAGGCAGCTGAAGAAGGATGtcttaaaaaaacattaatatttgataatgatttattaaaatttgaagaaAGTTCTCCTTTTATTATTCCTAGAAGAGGTGGACAATTCCACAAAATTGAAGATAATCTTTATGTATTTGGAGGATGTGAAGGATATAGAAAACATTTAGATAgtatagaaatatataaaaataatgaatggAATATTTTGAATGATACAAAATtaccaaataaaaatagttgttttagttcaataaatattaataaaaaatctgtaataatttttggtGGTTTTAATGGTTTTGAATGTTTAAATGATGTCTATCAAATTAtcaatgaaaataatgaaattaaaattattgaattaccaaaattaattacaagattaaaaaattcagctgtatgttataaaaataatcaatcaactgattctttattatttggTGGATGGGATGAATCAAGAAcattaaaaactatttttgaGTATAACTTAGAAAAACAACAACTTTTTATGGATGGATTGATGTGTATACCTTTAGAAGGTCATACaattactaatattttttctaataaaaaactttcatTTATCATTGGTGGTTATGATGGTATTTCTGTTagaaatagtatttttttatataattatgaaGACAAAAGtatgaaaaaattagatatttgtttaaaaattccAAGAGAAAATCATTCTACTATATatgatgatgaaaaaaaattattatttattgtaaatggTTGGAATGGTCATGAATCATTAAATAGTatagaaatttttgaattaatatttcaagaacCTTGGTTAATTgcaaaaaatgaaatattttcacCAGTTAATAGTAGTAAACTTTGCACAATAATCATGTAa